TTCTTAATAAAATGGTAACAAATGTGCATTGTTCAAAATACATGGAAGAGAAAAATGGAGTCATTGGGAAGTTACAAGAACAAACAAGATCATTTCAACATTGATTGATCTGCATATAATACATTTGTTCTTATTAAATGGTAACACATGTGCATTGTTCAAAATACATGGAAGAAAAAAAATGGGCTCATTGAAAGTTAAAAGAACAAACTATATCATTTCAACATTGATTTGATTTGCATATAATACCTTCATTGCTAAATGATACGGAATGCAACTACATACTATATCATTTCAACATTGATTTGATTTGCATATCAACTACATACtatatcaaaaacaaaaaaaaatggacTCATTGAAAGTTAAAAGAACAAACTATATCATTTCAACATTGATTTGATTTGCATATGATAAGGAATGCAACTACATACTAGCTCATGAGATATGTGTTAGCAAATCTACATGAAGAATAAAGTTAGAAAAGGAGCAACGCAACAAGCAACGCAATCCTTTGGCTGGGGCTAGCTGGGATGATCACTTGCCATAAAACTGGTGCACAACACATGAATATTAATTATAACCAAGAAATCTACAAGTGAAGAACTATGGCGTTGCACGGTACTGTAAATCAACAGTGTCACTTTTTCTTCTCCCTCTCCTCTTCTTTTTCCTGTTTTACTGCTTCCAAGGCTCGGGCTTTTGACGAGCAAAACCTGGCTGAATTATGCAATTGATGATGTGTGGTCCGAACAAGAACAGAAACCAGAAACATGGATATGCATGCTGCATCAGTTATAGCTAGAGTATAAAGGAACTCATATTCAAATAAGCAAGAACCATAGCATTGGCCAAGAGTGGAAATCAGTTTACGTTTACCTGTAGAAGCATAGAGGGAGCTTGTGCAGGTTCAGGAATGATATGGCTTCTAGTTTTTCTTCCATTAAATGTGGCAACTGATGGGCTGTTAGCGGTTGTTATGTCCCAGAAGCTGCGCTTTTTAGCTGTCTGCACCGGAGATAGAAAGCGGTGGCACGGGCTTTTCAACTCACCAGTACCAGTCATCTCTTTTTGCCGCAGGCTAGTTCTGGTGACTACCCTTTTTGTCTCTTCCCTATGCAATCCTTCTGTTGGTTTTGTACTACTATTTTGTGAAAGCTTGTGAATAAGTTCATCCTTTTGCTTTAGCTGCAAAACATGATCTTTCTTCATTCTCTCTATTTCCGCTTCTAAGGCCTTCACAGTCTGCTGAAGCTCTTTgactgcttcatctgctcctcttCTCTTCGATTCTGGAGTGAAACAATTCCTGACTAAGGAGGACCTGGGCTTTCGTTTCTCGTTTGGTTGGGCAGAAGATGGAGGAGGAGACAAGAGAGAACTAACAGGAGAAGGTGCAGGAGAGGCGTTGGCCTTTGCAGCCATGGATTGTACTTGTACAGTGAGTAGCTTCTGTTGCTGTCGTGCCAATTGTGCTCTCAGTTCGCGATTCTCATTCTGCAACTCAAGTAATAGCTTGGCCTGAACAGTTTCAGATTCAGGCATCTTTAGTATTTCCTCATTTGCCTCAGATGCCTGTATAGGTGCACAACAAGGGAAATATTGCTTCAAGGAATAATGAACATAGATAGAAAATAAACTAACGGAATATTCTTGTTTTAATCGGCATACGTTGTTAATGCAATAAGGCAAAGACAGTAAAAGAATAACAAGCTAGGAACATGAACCTTGGTCCGGATCTCCTTGGCTCGATCAGCCCAGTGTAGAGTATTTTGAGTTTCACCAAATGAGAGATTGCTTGGGCTGATATTGGCAATCATTATAGTATTACAAGCTCCCCCTAACGAGTCCTTGAGGAGTTGGGTGAGCTTTGAATTTCTGTAGGGGATGTGTTTCTTGCCCTCCACTAGGGCATTGATGCAGCTGCTTAGTGCAAGCAAGGACCGGTTTATGTTGGCGCCTTCAAGTGATCTAAGTGTTCTCTGATCTGTTGCAAGAGCTCTCTCTGAACCAGCTAGATCTATCAGTGAAAGCTTCCCCACTCGATTGACGATATTCATGGAAGCATCTTTAACCCGATATTCAATCACAACCTAAAAGCGAGATAGTGGGGAGGACAACAGAAATCAGAATTTCATTCTTAaagttgaaatttaaaattttgatactTAACAAGGCTATGTGTCTCTGCAACTACCTGCAGAATAGCATGGGATCTCGAAGAGGTTTCATTGGCACGAGTTGGCTCGGTGGTTCGATTTTGGTTCCCGTGCTGAAGCAATGCCATTACCTGTCACAAACCTAGAAAAAATCAAAACAGAAAATAGATAGTAGCCTCAATCACAATTCAGTGTAACTGACCAAGCATTCAATTGATCAGAGAGGAAGTAGGAAAATTACTTCATCTGTAGAATAAGCTCTGTATTGAGTGAGACCGGCTGCCACAATCCCCTGAAATATATTTGAAACATTTATAtttc
The Malania oleifera isolate guangnan ecotype guangnan chromosome 13, ASM2987363v1, whole genome shotgun sequence DNA segment above includes these coding regions:
- the LOC131146348 gene encoding kinesin-like protein KIN-8A isoform X1 gives rise to the protein MPVSTRSQISGQERNLLDPEHGNRARTEPEEIHAVVLPVRNPHHRLKEKMKALTLLYEQQKQASMAVKNQSCRPQEESRFSSHPSVDLLGSCKREEMQPQPNHETKENTMPNQTVTRTFVLPLPPAADAKENVAVGPDRIIGFSCPKKPAPSTMVARRLSMMSLAPQSEFRGCGGAKNVQESETVPGKDGTGSRILVFVRLRPMAKKEKEAGSRCCVRIVNRRDVYLTELANENDYLRLKRLRGRHFTFDASFPDSTTQQEVYSTTTAELVEAVLQGRNGSVFCYGATGAGKTYTMLGTVENPGVMVLAIKDLFTKVRQRSYDGNHVVHLSYLEVYNETVRDLLSPGRPLVLREDKQGIVAAGLTQYRAYSTDEVMALLQHGNQNRTTEPTRANETSSRSHAILQVVIEYRVKDASMNIVNRVGKLSLIDLAGSERALATDQRTLRSLEGANINRSLLALSSCINALVEGKKHIPYRNSKLTQLLKDSLGGACNTIMIANISPSNLSFGETQNTLHWADRAKEIRTKASEANEEILKMPESETVQAKLLLELQNENRELRAQLARQQQKLLTVQVQSMAAKANASPAPSPVSSLLSPPPSSAQPNEKRKPRSSLVRNCFTPESKRRGADEAVKELQQTVKALEAEIERMKKDHVLQLKQKDELIHKLSQNSSTKPTEGLHREETKRVVTRTSLRQKEMTGTGELKSPCHRFLSPVQTAKKRSFWDITTANSPSVATFNGRKTRSHIIPEPAQAPSMLLQHAYPCFWFLFLFGPHIINCIIQPGFARQKPEPWKQ
- the LOC131146348 gene encoding kinesin-like protein KIN-8A isoform X2; the encoded protein is MPVSTRSQISGQERNLLDPEHGNRARTEPEEIHAVVLPVRNPHHRLKEKMKALTLLYEQQKQASMAVKNQSCRPQEESRFSSHPSVDLLGSCKREEMQPQPNHETKENTMPNQTVTRTFVLPLPPAADAKENVAVGPDRIIGFSCPKKPAPSTMVARRLSMMSLAPQSEFRGCGGAKNVQESETVPGKDGTGSRILVFVRLRPMAKKEKEAGSRCCVRIVNRRDVYLTELANENDYLRLKRLRGRHFTFDASFPDSTTQQEVYSTTTAELVEAVLQGRNGSVFCYGATGAGKTYTMLGTVENPGVMVLAIKDLFTKVRQRSYDGNHVVHLSYLEVYNETVRDLLSPGRPLVLREDKQGIVAAGLTQYRAYSTDEVMALLQHGNQNRTTEPTRANETSSRSHAILQVVIEYRVKDASMNIVNRVGKLSLIDLAGSERALATDQRTLRSLEGANINRSLLALSSCINALVEGKKHIPYRNSKLTQLLKDSLGGACNTIMIANISPSNLSFGETQNTLHWADRAKEIRTKASEANEEILKMPESETVQAKLLLELQNENRELRAQLARQQQKLLTVQVQSMAAKANASPAPSPVSSLLSPPPSSAQPNEKRKPRSSLVRNCFTPESKRRGADEAVKELQQTVKALEAEIERMKKDHVLQLKQKDELIHKLSQNSSTKPTEGLHREETKRVVTRTSLRQKEMTGTGELKSPCHRFLSPVQTAKKRSFWDITTANSPSVATFNGRKTRSHIIPEPAQAPSMLLQPGFARQKPEPWKQ